Genomic segment of Paenibacillus sp. FSL R5-0912:
TCCTGATGAGGAAGGTAATGAAGAGGAATTTGAGGTCATCATGAAGTTTGAAGTCGACGGATCGGATGCGAAGTATATGATGGTGGTTCCACTTGATTCTGAGGATGAAGAGACTGATGAAGTCTATGCGTTCCGTTACGAAGAAGACGGCGACGACTTGCAGCTGTTCATGATTGAGAATGACGAGGAATGGGCGATTGTAGAAGAAACCTTCAATACTTTGGTAGACGAGCTGGATGGAGGAGCGGAGAATGACTGATTTTTCCGCTGATCAAGCGGTATGGACTTCGAAGCTTAAAGAGGTATACGGAGAAACAGTAGAACTGGAAGATGAGCAGGGCAAGTCTTCCGTTTACGATATTATTGCTGAATTTGCTGTCGGTGATCGTGCTTATGCTGTTTTGGCCGGTTCTGGAAGAGCTGCGGAGCAGGAAATTCTGCGGATCGTGGTTTCTCCTGACGGGCTTCCTGAACTGGAGAGCATTATGGACGATGAAGAGTGGGAGGATGTTTCCGAGCTGTACGATGAGCTTACCTTCCCGGCTGAAGACACCGAATAATCCAATAGCATTAGCACGGAAGAGGGCGGATTTTTTTCCGCGCTCTTTTTGCTTGGAATGCAGGAAAATAAAAATATGTTGAATTTAAGACAATACAATTTTATACTTTATAGTCGGAAAGTGAGGCGTAACATTTGAAAGCCGTGATCCGCACTGTGCTCATTATAATCCTTGTCCTTGCAGCTGCTGCAGGGGGAGGAGCATGGTATATCTGGAATGGAATGCAGCCGGTAGAGCCCGCAGGGCCGGCCGTGACGGTTACAATAGAGAAGGGTATGGGAAGCTCACAAATTGCTGACCTGCTGGAAGAGAAGGGAATCATCAAGAACGGATTGTTTTTTAAAGGGTATCTAAAATGGGTCCAGGAAGGCTCCAGCTTCAAGGCAGGAAATTATAACGTGAGCCCGGGGGACTCTTATGATACCTTGATCAGCCGGATGAATGCAGGGGATGTCGTGAAGGAAGATACCGTTGTATTCACGATACCCGAAGGGTACACGGCGACTCAGGTTGCAGATAAGCTGGCTGAAGCGTGGAATCAGAAGGCAGAGGTGTTCCTGCAGTTGATTGATTCAGGTGCGGGCCTTGAGGCAGTAGGAACTTTAGGAATCCCGGAGAATAAGGAGCTGCGGCACCGTCTTGAAGGGTATCTGTTCCCGGAAACCTATGAGCTGGCCAAGGACAGTACTCCGCAGGAGGTCATTGAAGCCATGCTGGAGCAGCTGGTGAAGAAGCTGGACACGATCCCTGAGTGGAAGGCGAAGCTGGCGAACCGTGGGCTTACCTTGCATGAGCTGATGACGGTTGCTTCGCTCGTAGAGCGTGAGGTGGTAGTGAACGAGGAACGACCGCTGGTCGCCGGTATCATTTATAACAGACTGGACAAGGGCCAGAAGCTGGAGATTGATGCTACGGTCCAATATTTACTGGACAAGCAGAAGGAACGGCTCTACGAGAAGGACCTGAAGGTGGACAGCCCTTATAATACGTACAAGCAGGAAGGATTGCCGCCTGGACCAATCAGTAGCCCGGGGCTTGCTTCTATTGAAGCCGCAATGACTCCTGAGGTATCGGAATATTTCTTCTATGTCACCAAGAAGGATGGCTCTCAGGCGCATTTATTTGCCAAGACCTACAAGGAACATTTAGCCAATATCGAAAAAAGCAAACAAAATCAGTAGGAAAAGCGCTACAATAGTATTGATGCAATAGGCACAGGAGGTAACACAATGAATAACAAACCGGAGCTGCTGGCGACAGCAGCCTCGCTGGAAGAAGCGGTAGCTTTGCTTGCGGCAGGCGCAACTGCGCTGCTGATCGGGGATGACCGTTTCGGCATGCGGCTCGCCGGGCATTTCTCGCTGGAAGATACTTCAGCGGCTGTAAAGCTTGCACATGATACAGGCGGTAAGGTGTACGTAAGCATAAACGGGCTGATCTCCAATAAAATGCTGGAAGAACTGCCTGCTTACATCAAAGCCATCGGCGAATTGGGTGTAGACGGGGTCGAATTCGGAGACCCTGCTGTCCTGGCAGCTGTGAAGGCGGAAGCGCCAGGGCTGAAGCTGCACTGGAATGCAGAAATGACCTCTACCAATTACGCCACAGCCAATTATTGGGGCAGTAAGGGAGCTTCGCGGGTCGTTCTGGCACGTGAGCTGAATATGGACGAAATGACCGAAATGGTGCCTCATCTGCAAGTAGAGGCCCAGGTCCAGGTACATGGCATGACGAATATTTATCATTCCAAGCGTAAGCTGGTAGCCAGTTACATGTCTCATCAGGGACGTCCGGGTGATGGTGGCAGTCTGGGCAAGGAGCGCGGGCTTTTCCTGATAGAAGCAGAACGGCCGAATGAGAAATTCCCGATATATGAGGATGAGAATGGAACACATATTATGAGCTCGGACGATATTTGTATCCTTGAGGATCTGCATTTCCTGCTGAAGGCTGGCGTGCACAGCCTGAAGATTGAAGGGCTGCTGAAGCCGGTAGCTTATAACGTTGCCGTAGTTAAGGCTTACCGCCATGCCATTGACTTGTATGCTGCCGATCCCGCCGGATATGCTTACGATGAGGCCTGGATGGATGAGATCCGGGCGCTGCAGGACCCTGAGCGTGAACTGTCGTTCGGCTTCTTCTACAAAGAACAGGTATATTAAAATATATAAAAAGCATTGTCTCAGCTTTTGCAATGGATTGTCTAGGCTACATTATAGTGTAAGCAGCGGAGGGGAAGTTTGAACTGGAGGAGCGTCAGCGTTCGCCTTTGTCGGCGGATTTCACCGCTAAGCGGTATAAATCAAGAAATCTGCAGACAACAGCGACCGGAAGTCCAAACATTCCCCGCAGTTGCGCCTTCACACCAAATGCCGGCCGTTCAATCTTGCAGTAGCTGCGACAATTAGGAGGGAGAACAGGAATGGGAACCATGACCAAGCCCCAATTCAAGGGGAAACGTTATCGTCTGGACAAACCGGAGCTCCTGGCTCCGGCAGGAAACTTAGAGAAATTGAAATTCGCCGTGCATTATGGCGCGGATGCAGTATATATCGGAGGACAGAAATACGGCTTGCGCTCGGGAGCAGATAACTTTACCTTTGAGGAAATGCGCGAGGGTGTTGAATTTGCCAAGAAGTATGGCGCCAAAGTATTCGTAGCGACGAATATCTATGCTCACAATGAAGACATCGCCGGGATTGAAGAATACCTGCGTAACTTATATGAGGCCGGGATTGCGGCCATTATTGTAGCCGATCCGGTAATTGTAGACACCGCGCTCCGCCTTGTACCTGGCCTTGAGGTACATCTTAGCACCCAGCAGTCCACGCTCAACTGGCAGGCAGTATCTTTCTGGAAGCAGGAAGGACTGCCGCGGGTCGTGCTTGGCCGGGAGACCAGCCTAGAGGAGATTGCCGAGATCAAGCAGCATGTGGACATCGAGATCGAGAGCTTCATCCACGGTGCGATGTGCTCCTCGTACTCCGGACGTTGTGTGTTGTCCAATCACTTTACAGACCGCGATTCCAACCGCGGGGGCTGCTGCCAGTCCTGCCGCTGGAAATACGACCTGTTCGAGGATGGCCGTCCGGAAGGAACCTGGGTATCGGAAGAGGACCAGGCAGTGGCGCCTCAGGCATTGCAGCCTGGCGTAACCCAGCTGCCGCTGCATCAGCCGGAGGATAATCCGTTCTCGATGGGTTCGAAGGATTTGTGCATGCTGGAGAGTATTCCTGACCTGATCGAAGCCGGGATTGACAGCTTCAAGATCGAAGGCCGAATGAAGTCGATCCATTATGTGGCAACGGTGGTTAATGCGTACCGCAAAGCGATTGATGCTTATATGGCTGACCCCGAGGGTTATGTGCTGAAGCCAGAATGGCTGGAGGAGCTGCAGAAGGCTGCTAACCGTCCGCTCAATACAGGTTTCTTCTACGATACGCCGGATCATGAGGATCATATTTATGAGCCGGAGGAAAAAGCGGCACCTTATGATTTCGCCGGCCTGGTGCTGGAATATGATGCGGAGAGCGGCATGGCACTTGTCCAGCAGCGCAATAACTTCAAACCGGGCCAGGAAGTGGAATTCTTCGGACCGGATGACACCTTCTTCAAGCAGACCGTCGGCGAGCTGTGGGACGAGGCGGGGAATCCGCTGGATGTTGCCCGTCACCCGCTGCAGCGGGTGCGCATGAAGGTCGACCAGCCTGTAGCTTACTTTGACATGATGCGTAAAAGAAAATAAAGTTATAAGAAAGATTTAAAGGGATGTCCTTCTTCTAGAAGGGCGTCCTTTTTTTGCGTAAATCCCTTGGAATCCGCCGGAAAGCGGGCTGGATCTGAAGAAAGATGAATGTGGAATGAACTTTCCGGCGGCTCCCCGGAGCAGGATACCTCTTACTGAAGCGGACTGAGAATCCGCCATTTTGCCAAATAACTTCCTAATCTGGATGAATCGGACTAAATCCTTTATCTTGTTCTTCTAAGCTTCAAATGAGCTGATTCAGAACAATTAACGGAATCTCAGTCCGGTTGTCGCGAGATTTTGCCTGATTTGGCCGAATAGCGGAATCTCAGTCCTCCTCACAAGCCGATGTGTCCATGAAGCGTCTGCCAAGTTCCGGCTGGAAATAATGCAGCATGTGGGCTTCATACACTCCGGTTTGATTCACCCGTAGGGGGTTTAGTTATAGACCAAAATACTAATGCAGTTCGACAAAAACATAGAAATTTTAAAGAAATTTCTATAAAATACTAAGAAAAATGAGCCTTTGTGCCGATATATACCACAGGTAACGCTTACATACGACGTCTAATCTAATTGGCAGGTGATTGTAATGGGGGCTCCAAATCCGGAGAGCGACAGAGACAAACCGAAAGAGAGAAGGATTAAAGTGGGAAAGAACAGTAAAAAGCCTAAGGTTGTACAAAAGGCTGAGACAGGCCAAACAGGTGATACCCAGACAACAAGTAAAGCGGCAGTTCAAAAACTAACTTTAAAGAACGTCCTGAATGGTTCAGTACGCCAGGTAAAGAGAGTTAACCCGCTGAGATCAGTTGGTGTTAAGCTTTTCCTGATATTCTTATCTTCAATTGTGATTGTTGTGCTGTTCCTGGGGATTCTGTCTTACAACAAAGCCAAGAATACCATTAAGGATAATGTTTCCGAAGCCAACCGGCAGACGATTATCCAAACTTCTGAGAAGCTTGATATTACCTTGAAGCAGTATGAAAATTTGGCACTTCAGCTGTATTTCGATACGCAAATGCAATCGAATCTGAATGAGCTTGCAACTGCTGCGAGCAGTTATGATAAATTTGTGGCTACAGATGCCATCAGCAAGAAGCTCTCCAGCCAGACTACAACAGATTCTAATATCGTAGCGATCTCACTGATTCCTGAGGACCCTGCGATGACGATAATATCGAGCGGGAGCTCCGGTCTTACCATGGACGGCTTAAGAGATCAGGAATGGTACAAGACTGCTGTCAAAAATTCAACCTCGTATGAGCCTTACTATACCTCGGAAGCGAAGTCCGCACAGAACTACTGGTTCCCGACTTCCGTTAAAGGCGATGGCGGCAAGAATATCGCTATGGTCAGATCGCTCAAGAACCTGGGCTCGAATGCAGGTTATGTTGTATTGCTTGAGCTTAAGAGCACTTTGCTTGAAGAAGCCTTCGAGAGCGTGAAGCTTGGGGACGGTTCGCGGATTCAGCTGGTATCACCGGAAGGAATGGTAGTTGCTTCTTCCGTACCGGCAGAGGACGGCAAGGTGTCAGAGCTTAACTTTATTATGGAGAGCAAGAAGAACAGCGAGAGTCAGGAAGCCAAGGATGCGAGCGGCAAACATGTACTGGCTGTGTACAACCCGATGGAGAAGGCAGACTGGAAGCTCGCCGGAGTTGTTCCTACCGGCCAGCTGGTTGAAGCTGCCACTCCGATTCTGTTCACAACATTTATAGCGGCTGGAGCTGCAGCTCTGCTTGCCATTCTGGTTGGCTTCTGGATGGTACAGATGATTGCCAAGCCGCTGGCACGTCTGAAGGATCTTATGGTTCAGGGGGCCAAGGGTGACCTTAGCGTCCGTACAGAGTATGTCTCGAAGGATGAGATCGGAGATCTGTCCGCTTCTTTCAATCTGATGATGGGGCGGATCACCGAACTGGTTGCCCAGACAACGGAAACTGCGCGAGAGGTGCTTGAAACAGCCAATGATCTGGGCGACGCTTCCCGCAAGACTGCGATTTCTGCCAAGGAGATTGCTGCTGCTACAGAAGAGATTGCTGGCGGGGCCGGAAGTCTGGCACAGGAGGCGGAACGCGGCAATGAACTGACGGATCTAATTGCTACGCAGATGCAAAGTGTGATTGCTGCTAATTCCGAGATGGATCAGGCCGCCCGCGGAGTAGGGGAAGCCAGCGGACACGGTGCCAGCCAGCTCGAAGCGCTGCTGGAACAGACGGGCCGCACCGGTGAGATGACAAGCGCACTGGTGGACCGGGTCAACAACCTGAAGGACACGGTATATTCCGTGATTAAGGTACTGGATGTAATGAAGAATATTACCCAGCAGACGAATATCCTGTCTCTAAATGCAACGATTGAAGCGGCAAGAGCGGGTGAAGCAGGCAGAGGGTTCATGGTGGTTGCCGGTGAAGTCCGGCAGCTCGCTGACCAATCCAAGCAGTCTATCGCCCTGGTTGCCGGCATTACAGACAAGATTATGGCTGAAATGGATGAGACAGTAGCAGTGCTGTCAGAAGTGGCCCCGCTGTTCAAGGAACAGATGAGTTCAGTCAAGAGTACCAGTGACATCTTCGTATCGGTGAAGGGACAAATGGAAGACTTCATTACCAGCCTCGAATCGGTCACCGGTGCCATCGACAGCCTGAATCATTCCCAAGGCGTGTTGTCCGATGCCATGAGCAATGTAAGTGCGGTTGCGCAGCAGTCTTCGGCCACCTCTGAAGAAGTTGCTTCCCTCAGCAATGAGCAGCAGAATGTTAGTGATCAGCTCGTATCGCTGTCCGGTAAGCTGCAGAGTGCATCGACACAGCTGGAGAGCAAGCTGTCCCTGTTTAAGATCTAAGCATTCGGCAACGTACAATAACAAATTGAATCGTTCCGGGCATATATATGTTGCATTCCGCCGCTTCTTTCCATCCGGGAAGGAGCGGTTTCTTTATGCTTGTACATCGGTTTGCGACCCCGTATAATAATTTTGTTAGCTAAAAGTTATGATTTCCGAAAAAGTTAGCAACACTGAATAAAGACTCGTTATGTTAAACCGTGAATAGTATCTGGAGGTCTTATATATGGCTAAGAAAGTCACTATGCAAAAAATCGCCGACCATCTCGGCGTTTCCAAGTTTGTCGTGTCCAAATCCCTGTCCGGCAAAGGCGGTGTCAACGAAACTACCCGGGAGAGGGTCATTCAGGCGGCTTCGCAATTAGGTTACTTCACTCAAAAGAATGCCTATGTTCAAAGTATCAAACGCCCTCCGCAGCCTGTGGACAGTGACCGGAACAAACAGTCAGTCCTGGTGCTTATGCCTAATATCCGTTCGCAAACCCAGGATTCCCTATACTGGGGGAAGATTGTTGACGGCATTGCACTTGCGCTGGACCAGGAAGGTCTGGGCATGGTCATAGTCTCTGAGCACCGGACGGATAACTTCGTCAATATTCTCAACCCTAGCGGACTGCTCGGGCTGATTGGCGTGGGCCAGATCTCGACCTCACTGCTGCTGGAGGTGCACCGTATCGGCCTGCCGATGGTGCTGATTGACCATGAAGATCCGCTTATTCCAAGTGATACGGTATTCGCCAATAATACGGATTGCATGACCCGGCTCAGCAATCATCTGATGGGCACGGGACACACGGAGCTGCATTTTATCGGAAATATCCGCTATTCCCGCAGCTTCCGAGACCGCTGGATCGGCTTCCGCAGCGCCCTGGAAGAGAATGGAATGAGGACGCCTGCCGGTGATGATGAAATGCTGCAGCTGGAGGGAATGGATGATGGCACTTTTGATGAGAGCTTTAAGCAATGGATGCACATACGCAAGAAAACCAAAAGTCTGCCAACCGCGCTAGTCTGTGCCAATGATTTCATTGCGCTCACCATTAGTGATCTGCTCAAAGCAGAAGGTTTTGCGATCCCGGGTGATGTTTCGGTAACCGGCTTTGACAATATTGAGGACGCCACACGGGGGGTTCCCCCGCTCACTACTGTACATGTTCCAAAAGAGGCAATGGGCCGGGCGGCTGTAGAGAAGCTGCTGAACCGTATCCATAATCCTGCCGCACCGCTGGAGAAGATCCTGATTGCTGCCGACATTGTCCACCGGGATTCGGTGGCTGGACCAAGAGTATAGTTGGAATTATCAGTGCGTCTGAGCCGCTGTCCGTTATCCGCGCGTTAACTGCTGCTCTGAACACGCCGTTTCCGTTACACTCGATTCGCTACCCGTAGAATGGAGACGCATAAGTAAGCAGCGAAGGTATAATTGTTGTACTAAAATAGGAAATGTCCCGGTTATAGTTTCTCTTTTTGGTCTGAGCACACGCCTATATAATTTGGACATCAGTTAAGAGAAGGGTGTGACGTTACACATGGCCGCGATTCCGCAGAACGAGCAGGCTCTGCACCGGTTCATTTCAATAATCTGTTCACCGCTGTCCATCGTTCAATATGTTCTTACGAAACGTGATGCTCTAACCTACAAGCCCCCTGGAGAAATGATTCCTGTGCGGGATGTCTGCCTTCATGCCCAAGTTATGGGGAAGGGAGACCACACCGTAATTCTGGAAGCGGGTATGGGGGGATCATCCCTGGACTGGTCCATGGTGCAGCCGGAGCTGTCGCAGTATGCCAAGGTAGTCTCATATGACCGGGCAGGCCTGGGGTGGAGCGGGAGCGGCAGCCAGCCGGAAAGTGCAACCTGCAGGAAATACGTCCGCGAGCTCAGGGAACTGCTGAAGGCAATGGACTGCAAGCCTCCCTATATTTTGGTGGGCCACTCCTATGGAGGTATGATTGTGAGATGTTTTGCGGGGGAATATCCGGATGAAGTGGAAGGGCTCCTGCTGGTTGATGCTGTACATGAGAGCCGTTATCTTACGGATGAAATGAGCAACCGCCGAAAACAGCAGCGGGAGGCGAACAGACGGCAATATAAGCTAGGTTATCTGTTCGCGCCTGCGGGGATTCCCCGTTTGCTAAGAAGGCCTGTAGGAGGGCGGAGACTCCCGGCAGCTATCCAAAAAAACGCCTCAAGTCTGGGATACCGTAAGAGTGCTTACCGGGCCGCATATGCGGAACTGCTCTGCGCGGAAGAGAGTGCCCTGCAGCTGAAGGCGGCAGAGCCGCTAAGCAGCAAGCTGCCCATTACAGTGCTTAGCGCGGGCAGTCCGGATGAAGAATGGAAGCTAGGCCAGCAGCGCTTAGCCAGGTTGACCCCAAATGTACAGCATATTACCGAAGAAGATCCCCGGCATTCCATCCCCATACACAGACCGGAGACTGTCGTTAAATACGTCACCGAATTATTGAATACCTTATAGCCAGCGGATCAAACGAATAAAAGGCAGTACCGGCAGATCATTCTGCAGGTACTGCCTTTTTACTGGTAGAGACACTTCATGAGCTCTTCCTTCAGACGGAATTACAGCTGCAATTACAGCTGCAATTACAGCTGGAGATTCCGGTCAATCAGGGCAATGCGCTGCTGGACACAGGCATAAGTGCGGAGCGGATCTTCAGGAGTATTCAGCACATAATCAAGCATTTGCTCTACTGAAGTGGTAGCTACATGAATCCGGGTGTCGGAGGAAGCGTAGTAGATGTAGATGTCTCCGTTGTCCCGGGCGATTACGCCGTTGCAGAATACAACGTTGGATACATCGCCGATGCGTTCTTCACCGTCCGGAGCGATAAAATGTCCGCCGGGAGCATGGGTAACCTTGTTCGGCTCATTCAGATCGGACAGGAATGCGTACAGTACATAACGCAGTCCGGCAGCAGTGTTGCGGACAACATGGGCGATGTGCAGCCAGCCTTGAGGGGTTTTGACCGGTGCCGGGCCCTGGCCGTTTTTCACTTCCTTGATCGTATGATAATAACGCTGATCCATAATGGATTCGCTGGTAATTACAGCATTCTCAATAGTATCGGACAATCCCCAGCCGATGCCGCCGCCGGAGCCTGCATCAATGAACCCGTCCTGCGGGCGGGTGTAGAAAGCATATTTGCCGTCTACGAATTCAGGATGCAGCACTACATTACGCTGCTGGGCAGAGCCGGTCTTGAGGTCAGCCAGACGTTCCCAGGTCTTCAGGTCCTTAGTGCGGGTGATCCCGCACTGGGCGACTGCGCTGGACAGATCACCGTGCGGGGCAGCGGGATCTTTACGCTCAGTGCAGAACAGGCCGTAGATCCAGCCGTCGGCATGTTTCACCAGACGAATATCGTAGACGTTGATATCCGGATCTTCAGTTTCCGGCAGGACAACCGGATGATCCCAGAAGCGGAAGCCGTCTACACCGCTGTCGCTCTCGGCCACAGCGAAGAAGGATTTGCGGTCATTCCCCTCGACACGGGCCACAATGTAGAACTTGCCGTCCAGCTCAATAGCCCCCGGATTAAAGATGCCGTTCACGCCGATCCGTTCAGCGAAATAAGGATTGGTTGCCGGGTTAAAGTCATAACGCCAGATCAGCGGCGCATGCTCTGCAGTGAGCAGCGGGTACCGATAACGGTCATAGGTACCGTTGCCAAAGGGAACCTTCTCATTTTTGCGGGCAATCAGTGATTCATACCGTTCTGTTAACTGCGCCTTGCGTTCTCTGAATAATGTGCTCATTATTTAGTCTCCTTTGAGGTTGTTGTCAATCTTCCGATCATTTCAAAGCAGGCTCTGCTGTTATGATAAGGGCATTTCCAGGCACTGACCTTGGCTGCATGCTCCAGCGGCTGCAGGGATTCATCAACGGCCCAGAACCACTCGCCTAATGTATGATCGACCATGTAGCTGTTAGTGAACGTCCAAGCTGCCTCGGCAGCCTCGCGGAAGCGTGGATCTCCGGATAGCTGGTAGGCATTATAGAAGCCCACGATTGCTTCCGCCTGCGGCCACCAGTCTTTATTCTTATCCAGCAGCCCATTATGATCGGCTTCATTCCAGATTCCGCCGTCAGTGTCAATGCCTTCAGCCAATGTAGCTTCGGCCATGGACAATGCAACTGCCAGCACCCGGTGCAGCAGCTCTTCATCCCCAAGCACTTCAGCCGCTTCAACCAGCAGCCAGCTGCCTTCGATATCGTGGCCGTAGGAGATATGGTCGGACTTGATATTCCACTCTTCATCCAGGAACAGATGGAAATGCTTGCCTTCAGCATCAATGATGTGGAGGAGCATAACCTCAATCAGCTCAGCCAGCCGGACCCGCAGCTCCTCGGATTTCCACACGCGGTACAGGCCGGTG
This window contains:
- a CDS encoding DUF1292 domain-containing protein, which encodes MTNEQIGQEEEPEIIYIPDEEGNEEEFEVIMKFEVDGSDAKYMMVVPLDSEDEETDEVYAFRYEEDGDDLQLFMIENDEEWAIVEETFNTLVDELDGGAEND
- a CDS encoding DUF1292 domain-containing protein; the protein is MTDFSADQAVWTSKLKEVYGETVELEDEQGKSSVYDIIAEFAVGDRAYAVLAGSGRAAEQEILRIVVSPDGLPELESIMDDEEWEDVSELYDELTFPAEDTE
- the mltG gene encoding endolytic transglycosylase MltG; the protein is MKAVIRTVLIIILVLAAAAGGGAWYIWNGMQPVEPAGPAVTVTIEKGMGSSQIADLLEEKGIIKNGLFFKGYLKWVQEGSSFKAGNYNVSPGDSYDTLISRMNAGDVVKEDTVVFTIPEGYTATQVADKLAEAWNQKAEVFLQLIDSGAGLEAVGTLGIPENKELRHRLEGYLFPETYELAKDSTPQEVIEAMLEQLVKKLDTIPEWKAKLANRGLTLHELMTVASLVEREVVVNEERPLVAGIIYNRLDKGQKLEIDATVQYLLDKQKERLYEKDLKVDSPYNTYKQEGLPPGPISSPGLASIEAAMTPEVSEYFFYVTKKDGSQAHLFAKTYKEHLANIEKSKQNQ
- a CDS encoding peptidase U32 family protein, producing MNNKPELLATAASLEEAVALLAAGATALLIGDDRFGMRLAGHFSLEDTSAAVKLAHDTGGKVYVSINGLISNKMLEELPAYIKAIGELGVDGVEFGDPAVLAAVKAEAPGLKLHWNAEMTSTNYATANYWGSKGASRVVLARELNMDEMTEMVPHLQVEAQVQVHGMTNIYHSKRKLVASYMSHQGRPGDGGSLGKERGLFLIEAERPNEKFPIYEDENGTHIMSSDDICILEDLHFLLKAGVHSLKIEGLLKPVAYNVAVVKAYRHAIDLYAADPAGYAYDEAWMDEIRALQDPERELSFGFFYKEQVY
- a CDS encoding peptidase U32 family protein, translating into MGTMTKPQFKGKRYRLDKPELLAPAGNLEKLKFAVHYGADAVYIGGQKYGLRSGADNFTFEEMREGVEFAKKYGAKVFVATNIYAHNEDIAGIEEYLRNLYEAGIAAIIVADPVIVDTALRLVPGLEVHLSTQQSTLNWQAVSFWKQEGLPRVVLGRETSLEEIAEIKQHVDIEIESFIHGAMCSSYSGRCVLSNHFTDRDSNRGGCCQSCRWKYDLFEDGRPEGTWVSEEDQAVAPQALQPGVTQLPLHQPEDNPFSMGSKDLCMLESIPDLIEAGIDSFKIEGRMKSIHYVATVVNAYRKAIDAYMADPEGYVLKPEWLEELQKAANRPLNTGFFYDTPDHEDHIYEPEEKAAPYDFAGLVLEYDAESGMALVQQRNNFKPGQEVEFFGPDDTFFKQTVGELWDEAGNPLDVARHPLQRVRMKVDQPVAYFDMMRKRK
- a CDS encoding methyl-accepting chemotaxis protein, producing MGKNSKKPKVVQKAETGQTGDTQTTSKAAVQKLTLKNVLNGSVRQVKRVNPLRSVGVKLFLIFLSSIVIVVLFLGILSYNKAKNTIKDNVSEANRQTIIQTSEKLDITLKQYENLALQLYFDTQMQSNLNELATAASSYDKFVATDAISKKLSSQTTTDSNIVAISLIPEDPAMTIISSGSSGLTMDGLRDQEWYKTAVKNSTSYEPYYTSEAKSAQNYWFPTSVKGDGGKNIAMVRSLKNLGSNAGYVVLLELKSTLLEEAFESVKLGDGSRIQLVSPEGMVVASSVPAEDGKVSELNFIMESKKNSESQEAKDASGKHVLAVYNPMEKADWKLAGVVPTGQLVEAATPILFTTFIAAGAAALLAILVGFWMVQMIAKPLARLKDLMVQGAKGDLSVRTEYVSKDEIGDLSASFNLMMGRITELVAQTTETAREVLETANDLGDASRKTAISAKEIAAATEEIAGGAGSLAQEAERGNELTDLIATQMQSVIAANSEMDQAARGVGEASGHGASQLEALLEQTGRTGEMTSALVDRVNNLKDTVYSVIKVLDVMKNITQQTNILSLNATIEAARAGEAGRGFMVVAGEVRQLADQSKQSIALVAGITDKIMAEMDETVAVLSEVAPLFKEQMSSVKSTSDIFVSVKGQMEDFITSLESVTGAIDSLNHSQGVLSDAMSNVSAVAQQSSATSEEVASLSNEQQNVSDQLVSLSGKLQSASTQLESKLSLFKI
- a CDS encoding LacI family DNA-binding transcriptional regulator; this encodes MAKKVTMQKIADHLGVSKFVVSKSLSGKGGVNETTRERVIQAASQLGYFTQKNAYVQSIKRPPQPVDSDRNKQSVLVLMPNIRSQTQDSLYWGKIVDGIALALDQEGLGMVIVSEHRTDNFVNILNPSGLLGLIGVGQISTSLLLEVHRIGLPMVLIDHEDPLIPSDTVFANNTDCMTRLSNHLMGTGHTELHFIGNIRYSRSFRDRWIGFRSALEENGMRTPAGDDEMLQLEGMDDGTFDESFKQWMHIRKKTKSLPTALVCANDFIALTISDLLKAEGFAIPGDVSVTGFDNIEDATRGVPPLTTVHVPKEAMGRAAVEKLLNRIHNPAAPLEKILIAADIVHRDSVAGPRV
- a CDS encoding alpha/beta fold hydrolase, whose product is MTLHMAAIPQNEQALHRFISIICSPLSIVQYVLTKRDALTYKPPGEMIPVRDVCLHAQVMGKGDHTVILEAGMGGSSLDWSMVQPELSQYAKVVSYDRAGLGWSGSGSQPESATCRKYVRELRELLKAMDCKPPYILVGHSYGGMIVRCFAGEYPDEVEGLLLVDAVHESRYLTDEMSNRRKQQREANRRQYKLGYLFAPAGIPRLLRRPVGGRRLPAAIQKNASSLGYRKSAYRAAYAELLCAEESALQLKAAEPLSSKLPITVLSAGSPDEEWKLGQQRLARLTPNVQHITEEDPRHSIPIHRPETVVKYVTELLNTL
- a CDS encoding glycoside hydrolase family 130 protein translates to MSTLFRERKAQLTERYESLIARKNEKVPFGNGTYDRYRYPLLTAEHAPLIWRYDFNPATNPYFAERIGVNGIFNPGAIELDGKFYIVARVEGNDRKSFFAVAESDSGVDGFRFWDHPVVLPETEDPDINVYDIRLVKHADGWIYGLFCTERKDPAAPHGDLSSAVAQCGITRTKDLKTWERLADLKTGSAQQRNVVLHPEFVDGKYAFYTRPQDGFIDAGSGGGIGWGLSDTIENAVITSESIMDQRYYHTIKEVKNGQGPAPVKTPQGWLHIAHVVRNTAAGLRYVLYAFLSDLNEPNKVTHAPGGHFIAPDGEERIGDVSNVVFCNGVIARDNGDIYIYYASSDTRIHVATTSVEQMLDYVLNTPEDPLRTYACVQQRIALIDRNLQL
- a CDS encoding AGE family epimerase/isomerase is translated as MTKSPLIWRNEMEAELKDNILSFWMKHTLDEQHGGFVGEIDNQMNTNPEAGKSLVLNARILWTFASAYRMYGDAEYLTMTERAYAYLLQYFTDTEYGGYYWMVDALGAPSERKKQIYGQAFAIYALAEFHHATGRQDALDQAVALFRLVEQHGYDPLNKGYIEALSEQWQMTENLSLSSKDMNEKKSMNTHLHVLEGYTGLYRVWKSEELRVRLAELIEVMLLHIIDAEGKHFHLFLDEEWNIKSDHISYGHDIEGSWLLVEAAEVLGDEELLHRVLAVALSMAEATLAEGIDTDGGIWNEADHNGLLDKNKDWWPQAEAIVGFYNAYQLSGDPRFREAAEAAWTFTNSYMVDHTLGEWFWAVDESLQPLEHAAKVSAWKCPYHNSRACFEMIGRLTTTSKETK